The DNA window CAACTAAGGCCTTAAATGATGCTAAAGCAGATACAACTGGGAAAGTGTCTGCAACTCAAATCGAATCCGCGCGTGATGCTAAAGACAAAGCTGATGCAGCATTGGTTGCAGCTAAAGCAGAGGCGAAGAAGCTAACTGACGCGGCTATCGCAACATCTAACTCTCATAGTGATGCAGTTATTACTAATGAACGAATTGCACGGACAACAGCAGACAAAGCGTTGTCTACACGTATTGATACCAACAAAGCTAAAACGGATAAAGCAGCCGCTGATATCATTGTTACTAATACAGCAATTGTTGGTAACGAAGCTGCTATGGCTTCTAAAGTTATAGCAATGGAATCATCAGTTAAAACTGATTCAACCAATAAAGCTAACCAAGCATTAGCTGATGCTAAATCATACGCAAACACAAAGAAGGACGAGGCAAATAGCTATGCGGAAACCAAGTTCACTGAGGCTGTTAATACTGCATCTACAGCTCTTGCAGCTGAAGCATCAAAAGTATCTACGCTTGAAGCTAAAATGAATTACGTGTCAGATGCAGCTGAAACACCAGATAATGGTGATATGTTGATCAACGGACGTATGACGAAGAAAGATAAAGATGGTCGTCCACTCGGTTGGTATGCTGCTTATAGTAATAGCAACCATGCAACTATTGGTTTTGATTCATCTGGTGCTTTCTTGATGTCAACTAGTGATAGTTCAACGGGTATGTCTAGTAATGCATTTCGTGTTGAAAAGAACACGACATATAAAATTAAGATAAAAGTTAAAGCTCAAACAGCAGCAACTTCTGGTTTTTATTGTTGGTTCTATGAATACGATGCAGAGCTACCTAAAGGTAAGTTTGCTATCAGTAACGCTGGTGGTGAAGCAGCAGTTCAAGAAGATACTCGGATCATCCAAGCTTGGACTAATAAGACGATTGGAACATCATGGGAAACTCACGAGTTTACATATACACCAACTAGTTCAGCAGTGTTTACTTCTGTTGGTTTCTTAAACTGGTCAGGTATGGGAAGCAACAACAAACTATATGTTGATTACTGCACTATTACGGCTGATAAAACAGTTTATATTGATAGTAAATATACTGATGCCGTGAACATCATAAACACAAAAGATTCAGCTCAAACAACAGCAAGAAACATACTTCAATCAACTGTAAATGGGCTGAGTTCTTCTGTTACTTCAACGAGTTCAGCATTAGCAACATTAGATGGAAAAGTTAAATCAACATGGGCGATGAGAGTTGATGCTAATGGAAAGGTTGCTGGTATTGGTCTTAGTAATGATGGAACATCAAGTAGTTTTGCTATTAATGCAGATGACTTTTTGATTTACGATGGCACTTCAGATAAAGCTGTGTTTGCAGTAACAGATGGTAAGTTGTTAGTTAAAAACGCGATGATTGGTGAGTTAGATGCGAGTAATATTAAAGCTGGTGCAATTACAGCAGCACATCTTGACGTTAATGCTCTTGATGCTGTCGATGCAAAAATTGAAAATGCAACCATTAATTTCGCACAGATCACAGGCACTATGCAATCAGGTGGTTTTGTTGCTGGTTCATCAGGTTGGCAGATTACACAGACTGGTGGAGCTGAATTCAATGACGCGTTGTTTAGAGGTCGAATTGAAAGCTCGTATATCAAAGGCGCATTCATTGAAGGAGGTATTTTTGTTGGTGGGACGGACTTCACTGTTGCAACACAAGCTGACACTGGAAGCGGTGTGAGATACCTAGCATTCGCAACAGCTTCAGGTTCGTCATCAAATAATGCAAATGTTGGTTGGTCTGGATATACAGTATCTAATCTAGCATCCGCGAACTATACAGGTGATGGCACAGTAAACTATGAAGGTAAAACCGCTTATAAAAACTTTGCAAGAGCACGAAAATATGCAATGCAGGGTAATGGTTCGATTACTTTCAAGAAACCACCCGCTGGCACAAACTATAGAGACAATGGAGCATGGAGTCATTTAGATTCAAGTGGTAGTTATCAAGTTGCGTTTAGAATCAGAGTGTTAATTCAAATTGTTGGATATACAAAAGCGGGAGCACTAACAATTATTGGTAATTTTACAGTATTTGATGTGACAAGAAATGTTCAAGATTGGAACGGGCGTGTTAGTGTTCCACATGGTTCAGTAACCTCAAGTGTTTCAACAAAGCGTAGCAGTTGGCTCACTACGTATAAGGTTAATTCTATTAGTTGCACGTTAACAAGTTTACCAGATTTCAACTTCTCAGGAAACTATAACAGAATTGGTTATAGAATATTCACTGAATCAGCACCAGTTAACCACCCAAGAGCTAAGGGCGCAGGTCAACATTCATCATTCACATTCAAATCAAAATAACGAGGGGCTACTTGATGACAAGTAGCTTTATTCTATGATAACAAAAACAACAAAAGAACTACCATACATCATCGAATTACCAACTTCTGGTTCCGTAGCTTTTATTGGTGATATTACTCACTGCTCAAATTACGCAGCTAGAACACACAAGCATTCTGATGTTACTTCACTCGACGATGCACTATCATCTACATCCGTTTTACCAAATAACGCATCTTCATCTGTTGACTTGTATTATGGAAGTGATGACGCATATGCGTTAGATATAAGAGATGATACGACACTTGTTATTTGTGTCGCGGAATCATATAGAGTTGCTGAAAAACTACTTACTGCTATTACTGAATCACACCCTGATATTATTGTTAAGCATGAACGTGGTAGTGATGCGCTTGGTTCAAGTAGAGAAAGTCAACTACTAACTCTTAGTAATCAAGAGGTAATAGATGCGCTTGAAGTGATGCTTCTATCTGATACATCACTTGCAGTAAAGCGTCAAGGATATAGAGATGACTTGGACACACGCATCAACAATATCTTGAACCCTGTTCAAATGACATACGAAGAATTTATTGAATTACGTGAACGATTAAATCCAATTTAGTGGTGGGTTTCACATCATTAAATACAATAACTAACTCAACGAGGTAAAATAATGCAAATAAAACACCAACCAGGCAATCTGAGTTGGGAGATAGTGCGAGGTTATCCCTACGTCGTATTAATAGAATACATAGACAGTGACCTTCCTGTTGACTTAAATGTGTTTACTATCAGTGGTGTTATTCATACATCATGTGATACATCCCTCCTAACACCAATCCCCATCAATATAATCGATTCAACTGCTGGTAAGTTTGAAATTGATTTCAATTCAGAGTTCACTGCCAACCTTGGCGTTAAAACTAGAACTCAACTATTCAACTATTCAATCATAGTAACAACATCTGAAGGTGAGACTTTTGATCTTATCAAAGACATCATCCAAATTAGTGGTTAACAAAAGGAAAATATAATGACAACAATAATTAACGCTTCAGTTCCGTCACTACGAGCTGGTCCAGAAGGAAAACAAGGCATTCAAGGGGGGCAGGGAGAGCAAGGTGAGAAAGGCGACCAAGGAATACAAGGCGAAATTGGTCCTCAAGGTGAGAAAGGTGATACTGGCGCAGGTGGTGGTATTAATGGAATCACATCTGTAACCGAAGGTGGCGAGTCTGAACAAATTACAACTATTACGGTTGATGTTGGTTGGTCTGGCTCGTTCGCTGTAAACGGAACTATAGATTTCACTAATACTCGCGTCGATAATTTGCAGTTGCACTCGCGATACATTGGTCCTAAATCAGCACAAAACATCGGTTTAACAAATCCAGTTACCACAACATCTAATGGCAAAAAAATAATCACATGTGATGTTCAAGCTGATTTTTTAGTAGGTATAAGCGATAACACATACCA is part of the Moritella viscosa genome and encodes:
- a CDS encoding putative uncharacterized phage protein (No significant database matches) encodes the protein MITKTTKELPYIIELPTSGSVAFIGDITHCSNYAARTHKHSDVTSLDDALSSTSVLPNNASSSVDLYYGSDDAYALDIRDDTTLVICVAESYRVAEKLLTAITESHPDIIVKHERGSDALGSSRESQLLTLSNQEVIDALEVMLLSDTSLAVKRQGYRDDLDTRINNILNPVQMTYEEFIELRERLNPI
- a CDS encoding putative uncharacterized phage protein (No significant database matches); amino-acid sequence: MQIKHQPGNLSWEIVRGYPYVVLIEYIDSDLPVDLNVFTISGVIHTSCDTSLLTPIPINIIDSTAGKFEIDFNSEFTANLGVKTRTQLFNYSIIVTTSEGETFDLIKDIIQISG
- a CDS encoding putative phage tail fiber protein — its product is MTTIINASVPSLRAGPEGKQGIQGGQGEQGEKGDQGIQGEIGPQGEKGDTGAGGGINGITSVTEGGESEQITTITVDVGWSGSFAVNGTIDFTNTRVDNLQLHSRYIGPKSAQNIGLTNPVTTTSNGKKIITCDVQADFLVGISDNTYQGIRTFGWLQYLLPATEFDASKVNYHLVYGQHFLGYRCGIQFLDQGDGFIKAELKKRTNTQAADVRYDISDGSNFNHDLAPFMNKTTIMVDAISYNDFVTHDYLRLLEKQITALTARIDNM